Below is a genomic region from Fischerella sp. PCC 9605.
GAACCCCGGGATCGTGCGGCCTCCTTTGGTATACCTGGGCGCGATCGCCCTGGGTCTGTTGCTGCATTTCGCATGGCCAGTTCGGCTCGTGCCTCGTGCCGTGAGCGTGCCACTCGGGGGCACTGTAGTGCTTGTCGCCGTCGCTCTGTTCCTCTACGCTGTTCGCACGTTTTGGATCGCTGGCACGCCCGTGCGGGGCAATCGTCCCACCACCACGATCGTGCGCACGGGGCCCTATCGTTGCAGCCGCAATCCCATGTATCTGTCTTTCTCGCTGCTCCAGATCGGAGTCGCATGCTGGGTCAACAGTCTCTGGCTACTCGTCACCCTCATGCCAGCGGTGGCGCTGATGTCGTTCGTGGTCATCCCGCGAGAGGAGCAATACCTGGAGACCCGCTTCCCGTCGGACTACTTGCCCTATAAGGCTTCTGTGCGTCGCTGGCTGTAAGCAGCCGCCGAACAAGGGCATGGAGCTGACTGCCTCCAGCGTCCGCTCCTGCGTCGCTCCCGCTTCCGGCAGCAGCTCATCTCAGCCGTCAGTTTTGAGGTCATCGTGCCAAAACGGGAAAATTGTACGCTAAAGAATCAAAGCGATTGCCCAAATCCTTACTAGACAAGAGTTTGGACTAACTAAAAGGGAATTTTTTTCATCCGCAGAGGGCGTAAATTATCAAGGCTACTCACCGACTTCAAATTCCAAATATAATCACCAGTCAAAAATTTAGGGTGGGCAATGCCCACCCTCTCGATTAAGATTCCATCACTTCTGCTGTCTTCTTCCTATCCAACTTGAGAATTAACACTCCCAAGGGTGGCAAACACAAATCTAGTGAATAGGAACGGTTGTGCATTGACCAATTATCCGTCCATTTACCGCCTAGATTACCCATATTGCTGCCACCATACTGACGCGCATCACTATTAAACAACTCGGTATAAAATCCTGGTTCCGGCACACCGATGCGGTAGTGGGAATGGGGTTGGGGTGTGAAGTTGCAAACGATGATAACGAAATCTTCAGAGTCTTTGTCTCTGCGGATGAAGGAAACTACGCTATGGCGATTGTCACTACAATCAATCCACTCAAAGCCCTCCTGAGCAAAATCGAGAGTGTATAAAGCAGGTTCATTGCGATAGAGATGGTTTAGATCCTTGAAAAATTCTTTGAGTTGTTGGTGCGGCTCATGCTGTAACAAATGCCATTCTAAATCGCCCCAAACATTCCACTCACTCCACTGCCCAAACTCCATGCTCATAAACATGGTTTTCTTGCCTGGGTGAGCAAACATATAACTAAACAAACAACGCACGTTAGCGAACTTCTGCCATCTATCCCCTGGCATTTTGCCGATGATATTGCTCTTGCCATGCACGACTTCATCGTGAGAAAGTGCCAACATGAAGTTTTCGCTGTGGTGATACCACATGCTAAAGGTGACGTTGTTTTGGTGGAACTGACGGAACCAAGGATCCATGCTGAAATAATCGAGCATGTCGTGCATCCAGCCCATATTCCACTTTAAGTTAAAGCCCAATCCGCCAGTGTAGGTAGGCCAGGAAACCATTGGCCATGACGTAGATTCTTCGGCAATGGAGACAATGCCAGGAAAATAACTAAAAATAATGTGATTTACCTGACGCAAGAAATCAGCTGCTTCTAGGTTTTCTCTACCACCGTACTGGTTAGGCAGCCATTCGCCTTCTTTGCGGCAATAATCGAGATAGAGCATCGAGGCAACAGCATCGACGCGAATGCCGTCAATGTGGTACTTGTCAAACCAGAACAGGGCATTGGCAACTAAGAAATTGCGGACTTCGTTGCGTGAGTAGTTGAATACTAAAGTACCCCATTCTTTATGTTCGCCTTTGCGGGGATCGGCATGTTCGTAAAGGTGAGTGCCATCGAAGAAAGCTAAACCATGACCATCTTTGGGGAAGTGACCGGGAACCCAATCCACAATTACGCCAATTCCGTTTTTATGGCATTGGTCAACAAAATACATGAAATCTTCAGGTCTGCCATAACGGGAAGTAGGGGCGTAGTACCCGGTGACTTGATAACCCCAGGAACCATCAAAGGGATGTTCGGCGATGGGCAATAATTCAATGTGAGTGTATCCCAAATCTTTAACATAAGGGATCAGTCGGTCTGCCAATTCCCGGTAGGTGAGGAAGCGTGCGCCGGGATTGAGTTCAGAAACAGGAACTACAGGTTCAATTTCCCCATTAGGGAGTTTGGGTGGTTCGGCACTAGAGGCGTGTAACCAAGAGCCTAAATGTACTTCGTAAACTGAAACAGGCTGAGTTAGGGGATCGGTGTGACGCCGCACTTCCATCCAGTCTTGGTCGTTCCACTGATAGTTATCTAAATCAGTGACAATCGATGCTGTTTTGGGACGGGGTTCTTGTTGGAAACCGTAGGGATCGGATTTTTCGTATATGTGGCCTTCTATATTTTTTATTTCGTATTTGTAATGTTCTCCTACCCCAAGTTCGGGAATAAACAATTCCCAAACTCCAGTTTGACCTTTACGCATTTGGTGTTTGCGTCCATCCCACTGGTTGAAATCGCCTATGATGGAGACATTGCGGGCATTGGGTGCCCAAACAGCAAAATACACGCCTTTGACGCCGTCTACTTCGGTGAGGTGCGCTCCCAGTTTTTCGTAAATCCGGTGGTGATTACCTTCAGCAAACAGGTGCAGATCAAAGTCGGTCAGGCGGGGCGAACGGAAAGCATAAGGATCGTAGATGACTCGCTCGTGTTCCCCTTCTTTAATTCTTAACTGGTAGTTTGCTAATTCTTTTGTTTCAATCGCGCATTCAAAAAAGTGGGGATGATGCGCGGTTTGCATTGGGTATTCTTTCCTTTCCTCTGGAAGGATAACCCACGCTGCACTGGCATTGGGTAGGTACGCTCGCACAGCCCAGACGGTTTTGGTGCCATTTTCTTCTATGAGATGGGAACCCAGTACTTCAAACGGATCTTGATGCTGATTCCAAACAATGCGGTTTACCTGTTCAGGGGCGATCGTGGTCATAGACATGCAGCTACCTACGTTAATTGAATAAAGTGGCTAAGTAAATTCGCTTTTTTAAGTTCTATATATATTCTTTACATTTATTTGCAAATTTTGTCTCGGTGGTCATCCTACTTAGGGAAGTTGAGGAAGTGGGGGAGTGGGAGAGTGGGGGCTAGGGGTCCCCTCTGGGGTTGGGGGCTGTGGGAGAGTGGGGGAGTGGGAAAATAACTAATGACTAATGACTAATGACTAATGACTAATGACTAAATTAATGTATCCAAAAATGGGAAAAGCTGAAGTAACGCTTTACGCAGGTTCAGTAAAAAGATATTTTGCCGTATCTTAGGACTCAGTTTTGGTGGTGGACCTTGTTGCAATTGGGCTTGCAGTTGTGCATATTCTGCGGCTGTTAGGGGTCTGCCATCAAGAGGCGATCGCGCCGCTGTGATAATTTCTGTCCGTAAGATTTCTTCTGGTGTATCTTCTGGCGGCGGTAATGCGATCGCCACCGTTCCCCAATAACTAACGATCCCCAACCCAATGCTAGTAATAGCTGTCAAAACAGTAAATTTTATCGCTTTCATTCTAATTCTTTATTATTTTTTTATTTTTTATTGTTGATTTTAATCAATTACTTTTATGACAGCGCATAAATAATATCATGTCCATCTAATTGGCGATCGCACTGAGATGGAGTGGGGGCTGTGGGAGAGTGGGGGCTAGGGGCCCCCTCTGGGGTTGGGGGCTGTGGGGGAGTGGGGGAGTGGGGAATGGGGAATAGGGCATTGGGAATGGTAAAAAATTCAATGACTAATGACCAACTACTAACCACTAACTACTAACCAATAACTCCTGACTCTTGAATTCTTTGAAGAAACGATCGCAAAAAAGAATCGGTGCAGCCAATCCGCACCGATTCAGAGGATTTGATCAAATTTAAACTTGACATTTTTCCTCATGCCAATGCCGAAGCTTGCGGTTTGGCAAAAATCATCCTTCCAGCAGTAGTTTGCAAAGCACTGGTAACGACTACCCGCAATTCACCACCCACATAACTACTACCTTCCTCAACAACAACCATTGTGCCGTCGTCTAAATAGCCAATTCCCTGACTGGGTTCTTTACCTTCTTTGAGAATCTTCAGGTCAATGTTATCGCCTGGTAAGTAGGTGGGACGTACAGCGTTTACTAAATCGTTAACATTCAGAACAGGCACTTTCTGAACGCTAGCAACTTTGGATAGGTTGTAGTCATTGGTTAGTAGTGTGCCGTTGATTTCTTGGGCAAACCGTACTAACTTCGCATCTACGGTAGTGATATCGTCGTAGTCCACTGGGTTGATCAAAATGCGATCGGGGTACATTGTTTTGATCCGGTTGAGAATCTCTAGTCCGCGTCTTCCCCGCACCCGCTTTTGGTCTTTGCTGGCATCTGCAACCTGTTGCAATTCTTGCAAAACAAATTGCGGTACCAGAAGCTGTCCTTCTAAAAAGCCAGTTTCTAGTAGTGTTTCGATGCGACCATCGATAATACAACTAGTGTCTAAAACTTTTGTGCTAGCTGGTTTAAGTGTTCCTTCTACTACCATTGTTTCCACGGTGTTGGGATTAATTAAACGCAACAATCCGCGTCCGTGGGTGTCTGCTAGATTCATGCCGGTGTATGCCAGCACAATGCTACCAACAACTGCTACCAGTGGTTTGATAAAGCTAAAGTCAACAGGAATTGGCAGCAAGAACACTGGTGCTAACATCAAGTTAGCCACCAGCAACCCGATTACTAAACCGATCGCCCGAGTCAAGATGACTTCAAAGGGCATTTCCCGGACTTGCGCCTCTAGACGCCGATATTCGGTCTGGAATCTCAGTCCGACTGCGCCCCCAATAATAGCAGCAAAAGCGGCAACAACTAAGCGCAAAGCCTCTAAGTTCGTCACCCGATCTAGTGCCCCACTTGGTAGCAAATCGATACTGTAGAACCCTACACCTGCTGCTGCGAATATGAATGAGAAAATGATAATTGCATCAAGCATGGTTGTATTGCTTTCCTACAACTGTGTTAGCTGATAAGTCTAGTATTTTTAAACTTATCGCTAAGATAGATTTACAATATTTAAGCTCATCCTAAAGGCTGAGACAGATAACATCTGCAATCATTATAACCAAAGATTTTTATGCTTTATTATTGCCATCTTTTTGTTGAAAAACGATAAAAATTTGTTAATAACGTATTAATATTCATGTTTTGTAATTCTTAGAATGATATTTTAATTGTTACTCAAAATGGTACAAAAATATATAGTTTCAATAATTCCCAGTGCTGCTTATATACATGTTCCCTTTTGCAGGCGTCGATGTTTTTACTGTGATTTTCCCATTGCGGTTTTGGGCGATCGCTTGCGCGGTGAAACATCTGGCACTGTCTCTAAATACGTAGAAATGCTATGTAAAGAAATTGCGATAGCGCTTGATTTTGGTCAGCCTTTGGAGACTATTTTTTTTGGTGGTGGTACTCCTTCTCTTCTATCTGTGCAGCAGTTACAACGTATATTGACAGCTTTAAAACAAAAATTTGATATTTCTCCTAGTGCAGAAATTTCTATGGAAATAGATCCAGGTACGTTCGATTTAGCACACATCCAAGGTTATCGCAGCGCCGGGATCAACCGTGTTAGTTTGGGTGTACAGGCGTTTCATGCAGATTTATTGCAAGTTTGTGGGCGATCGCACACCGTTGCTGATATTTTTGCAGCAGTAGGCTTAATTCATCAAGTCGGGGTTCCCGAATTCAGCATAGACTTAATATCGGGATTGCCGCATCAAACTTTAGACAGGTGGCAGGAGAATTTAGAAAAAGCAGTTGCGATCGCACCGACACATATATCTATATACGATCTAACTATCGAGCCTGGGACTGCCTTTGGTCGTTATTATAAACCTGGTGCTGCTCCTCTACCAACCGATGAAATGACGGTGCAAATGTACCGGATAGCACAGCAAATCTTAACTGGTGCAGGCTACGAGCATTATGAAATTTCCAACTATGCTAAACCCGGACACCAATGTCGGCATAATCGAGTTTATTGGGAAAATCACCCCTATTATGGCTTTGGCATGGGTGCAGCGAGTTATGTAGAAGGGAAGCGGTTTACTCGTCCGCGTAAAACAAAGGAATATTATCAATGGGTGGAAACTGGGTGTGTGATTGATTGTGAAGTGACATCACCAGATGAAATTTTGTTAGAAACCTTAATGTTGGGGTTGCGTTTGGCAGAAGGTGTGAGTTTGGGAGTGTTGGCAGAACAGTTTGGGGAAGAGAAGGTAGAAGAGATTAGGAAGTGTTGCGATTTGTACTTTGAGAAAGGCTGGATGGAAGTTGTGGGAGAAAGGTTGCGCTTAACCGATCCCGATGGGTTTTTGTTTTCTAATGTGGTTTTGGCAAAGTTGTTTGCTGAGTTGGGATCGAATTAGGGGTCAAGAGTGTTCAGTTCTGGTCGCACTGCCAGGTAACTACAGACTGGTTGTAGTTAAACTGCTTAGGTTGTCGGTAGAAGCAGTATTCGAGGTTATCTGTTCGAGTTCAAAATCAAGTTAAGCTGCCAAAGCGTATGTGAATGGTTTATAAAAGACTTGGAATTTAGGATGTTATGTAGAAAAATTCGGCTTTTTATCCCTTCATGGGTAGATATATGCAAACTTTCGACTTTTGATCCCATTGTGGGGAGATATACGAAAAATTGCTGGCTAATAAGTAGTTGGATTGCTTATATTTACTGTTAAAAGTACATTAATTGCACCAGTAAACACTGCATTAATCGTGAAAAGTTTGAACGTTTTATTTCTACACGTTAATGTGGGCTATCTGATTAAACTTTTTATTAGAAAATAGTAAGCAATCGTTCTTCAGTGTCAGCCTAGTAGCGTGACCGCCTTAAAATAGCGCATTATGATTTTCTTGTGGGGTAGGCATCTTGCCCGCCCAGAACAGGCAAGATGCCTACCCCACAATAGTTATATTTATGCATCAAATTAGCCAGGTCACGCCACTAGGTCAGCAGAAGCGCTCAGTTGTGCATTAAATCATCAATATGTAGAGGAAACAAGTGAACATTAGCGAGTTCATGCAGCAAAATCTTGCTGGTGCCAATGAGGGCGAAGGTTCTGCCATCTTGTCGCATACTCAGTTGTTTAGTGCACTGTACAACCTCATTGGAAATGAACGTGCCACAGAAGCCACAACCGCTACAGTTTTGTGGCAGATTATTGCTGCTTCACTTCCGTTTACCTACGAATTATGGAATCTGGGTATTGCTGATGTAGGAAATCTTTCTGGGCAAAATATTGTTGTGTCACATGGCAATGACTATGGAAGAACTCACTACAATCTGCTTATCTTGAGTCCACAATATCGAAAAGAGGCCCCAACCGAGCTTAGTTTAGATCAGTCTTACCGAGCTTTAGAAGATGGGTATCGCCGCTGGCGACAACAGCAGCTTGCCGAATTTAGTCAGTTCCGCAAGCGTGAAGCTGTGTCTCTAGAAGCAATCACAGAGCGAAGTCAAATCTTAAGCACTTCCTTAAAAGCGCTTAGCACTCAAGATCTAGAACAGATTGCGTACAGTCGGCCATTTAAGGCTTTAGTTGCTCGAATGCCAGTAGTGGTGCCTTCATTAACTATGAACGTACTGCAATCAATAATTCCCTCACCAGCCTGGGGTGTTGCTACAACAGCGTATAATTCCGCAATTTCCACAGTAGGCATTGCTAGCTATCATGACACGTATGGCTTCGGTGTGACAGCTTGTCTACACGGTGTTTTTGACCAGTTGAACGACCTTAATACCATCATGAACACTCAGGGCATTCAGGGCGTGCTTGGGAGAATAGTCTGGATCAACGGTCAGCAAGGAATTATCCGAGAAGCAGATTACATTACCGACAGTTGTTTCATTCAACTAAATAATTATTCGCTAGCAAACAGTTACTCAACACAAGGACCAATGAAATATGCCCCTCCTGTGGCTGCGCGAGTAGAATTTACCGGAATTGCTTCGGGCACTAAGAACACCTATGTTAAAGGACATGACATGAGTATTTTTAGCCTTTTGCCTGGCAGCCAGCCCAAGGTCTACACTGAACCAATCACTAGCCCCGGTGATTCAGGGGCTACATTGATTGACGAAAACGACTATGTTGTGGGGTTTAGCTTCAACCGCACAGGGTTAGGCGAGTATCCCGAATTCTCGTCTTGGATGTGGGCTCACGCGGTTTATAACGCGCTTGGGCTGGGCACGACCGTTTAGTCAACTAAGAGGCACACTATGGGATGGTGGAAACAGCTGTTCATTACACGGGCCAAAGATTGGATTTTTGAGGAACTTGAACCAACTCAGGTTCCTCCTGAAGAAGCATTTGATAAAGTGTCTATTCCTGAAGACAAAGCTTATTTTACTATCACTTTGCGTTCAATGCGCATTGTCAATGTTCGTAAGCTGACTACGAAATTCTACGGTATGGTTCACAGCTTTTCTACACTGCCGCATATGTCTGGTGAAGATGCTGCCTTTCACTTTGTGATCGCACCTACCGAACTAAGAAGGATCGACCCCCAGAATCTGGATCGCGTTGTCCAAGTCAATAAGCCTTTGCTCGGCCCGATTCCCTATCGTGGTGGGTGTCTAGGTTTTGAATTAGGGTTGTTCTCAGTAAAGGAGACCGATTTAGCTGCTCCCTTTATCGATGTGCTGGAAACGATTGCTTCTAAGGCGGGTGTTTCCTTCGTTAGCGCTGCTATCCCCTTCATAGAGCCTCTCAAAAAGGGCATCGATGCTCTTACAGGTGCCTCTGATGGTTCCATTCTGGAGATCGGAGTATCCGCAGGTATGACTCCCCCGAAAACAGGGTGGTATGTTGTGATGCGCGCTCAGAAAGGAACCGTTAATGTGAGCGATCTGCTAGTTACACAGCCCGATTATCGGTTGGTTAGCCGGACTACAGGGCAGCTAGTACAGAATTATCCCTACATGGTGTTTTGTATTAGCGCCAGCATACAACGTTCAGACTGGTTTAGGCTCCCTGATTTGCAAAAGCCCTATCAGAAGCTGAGGGAAGCCGTTGAGTCTCAGGATTACCAAGAGGCGCAGGATCTCCTCACAACATTTCGACGGATCGCTCTGTGGAGTCCCGATCTCATTACACAAGATGCTAGACGACTAGCAAACCTGATTAGCGAAAAGGTTCGAGAAGCCCTACAGCCCACATTGACATCAAGGGTACCTGAAGCCTTAAAGCCTACCCTCCCTGCTTTAGAAGACCTAAACCTATATGATATGACCTGACCCTCTAGTTACTGGTGCGATCGCCAATCGCTGTAGTAGCGCGTCGCATTGATTGCAAGTGCTAAGAGCGTGGTATAACTCTGGTTAAACCATTGCCATGAAAACAGCTAAGCTAATCGTCATTCATTTTTCCAGACTGATTCGCTTGTAGTAAGGGCTTCAGCCCTGATTTTATATGCTCATTAGCTTCTTTCAATTCCAGAGACTCTGTGTGACCGTGTTATGTTGCTAGTTGAAGACGGTCTTCGGGTAGTTCTGGCACTGTGAGCTTCATTACATATATCTGATTAACTCGAAAAAAAACATATTAAGGGTGTTAGCGTCTTCAAGAATTGATAAAGTACCTAGCAAAAACAAAATTGCGGTTTGTTGCCTTTAGACACCCGTAGGGTTTAATTTCACTTAATTAAGAGCCGTAAAATAAATTGCTGGCTGCGTAGAGACGTGCCGTGGCAAATCTCTACTGGCAAGATAGGAATTTCATCCTGTTGTGACGGATTTAAGAGCCTACCCCTAACTTTTAATTAAGAGCTAAGGTATAAATTCTGATGTAGGAGCTGAACGGAATCAGATTTAACATGAAGCGCAAACACTTAGTAGCCTTTCCTCAAACATCTTTTATCAATCTCACTCTCATTTCTAGTTTTATTGCACCTTACTCTGTTATTGCCGCAACACCCAGAACCCCTGACAAAACGGTAAACTGTGACATTCTTGTGGTTGGTGGCGGACTTTCTGGTGCTGCTACCGCCTACGAGGGGTTACTGGCAGGTAAAACAGTTTGCTTGACAGAAATTACTGACTGGTTAGGAGGACAAATTTCTTCTCAGGGAACTTCTGCACTTGATGAACGACCAACCCAGCGTGCCAAGTTATATTACTCTCGCGGTTACTTGGATTTGCGAAAGCGGATTGAACGCAAGTACGGCAAACTCAATCCTGGTGACTGTTGGGTAAGCGATTCCTGTTTTATGCCCCGCGATGGTCATGAAATTTTGAGTTCTATGCTCAAAGATGCGGCAAAACAGGGTAAGGGCAAACTGCAATGGTTTCCGAATACGGTAATTAAGGACTTAAATATTAGTGCGGATGGGAAAATAATTAATAATGCGATCGCCATCCAACATCGGCCAGCCCCCAACGCACCACCGTTAAACACGTTTCCCTTATCTCAAACCATTAAAGACACCTATACTTACCAAAACTCGTCTCGCTTTACCAAAACCATTATTCGCTTTGCTCCCAAGCGAGCAAAAAAAGGTAATGCTCCTAACTGGTATGTTATGGATACCACCGAAACCGGAGAAATTATCGGTCTTGCTGATGTCCCCTATCGCTTGGGCATAGACGCTCGTTCTTATTTAGAGCCTTCTTCCTCTAGTGCTACTAACGATCCCTATTGCACTCAAGGCTTTACTTACACATTTGCAATGGAGGCTACTCGCGAACCTAAGCAGCATACAATGCCCCCATTCTATCAACAGTATTCACCCTATTACAGCTATGAATTATCACGATTGGCAAGCTTTCCTTTAGTATTCACCTACCGCCGCATCAAGAGTCCCCGCCAAGGAGAAACAATGAAATTTGGCGGTATAACTTTTACAGCTCCTACCCCAGGCGACATTTCCATGCAAAACTGGACTTGGGGTAATGACTATCGCCCCGGAACCGCCAAGGATAACCTCATTTATACTCGCCAACAACTCCAAGCTACCGGGCAGTTGAAATCAGATGGTTGGATGGGTGGATTGCGGATAGAAGCTTTGCGTAAAGCCGAGGAACACGCATTAGGTTATTTTTACTGGTTAGTAGCAGGTACTACAGATTCCCAACTAGGGAAGGCTGTCAAGCAGCCGCAATCGAATAATCGCTTTCTTGCTGGGCTGAATTCACCGATGGGGACAGCACATGGCTTGTCAAAATATCCGTATATGCGCGAAGGGCGACGTATCATTGGACGTCCTAGTTGGGGAGCACCTGGTGGCTTTAGTATTTGGGAAATTGATATTTCTCGCCGCAACTACGATGATGAATATTACCGCCAGGCACTTCCACCTGCTGAGTATCGCCGCTTAAAAGCAGCATTGTCTGGTTTAGAAGCTTTATCGGTGCTTACTGGACAAAAGCGCCCAGAAAACGTTGCTAGGCGAACTCGTTCTACTGTCTTCCCCGATGCGATAGGTATTGGTCACTATGCAATTGACTTCCATCCTTGCATGACCAAAAGCCCACCAGAAGCACCCGGAAATACGGAACGTGCAGGTGAAAGACGTGGTGCAGGACAAGCTTACCCCTTCCAAATAGCCCTGCGGGCGATGATTCCCCAAAAAATTGATAACTTGCTAGTCGGAGGTAAAAGTATTGCGACGAGCCACATTGCAGCGGCAGCGTATAGAGTACACTCTTTTGAATGGTCTGCTGGTGCTGCGGCGGGGACCACGGCTGCTTTTGCCTTGAAAAATAATATCGCTCCCTACCAATTAGTGGATGAATTACCAAAGATTGAACCGCAACTTATTGCCCTGCAAAGGTTGTTAAAAGAAAACGGCAACCCCACTGCTTTCCCAGATACCTCGATTTTTAATCAAAATTGGGAAGATTGGAAGTAGTCATTGGTCATTAGTCATTGGTCATTAGTAAAAACAAATGACCAATGACAAAGGACAAATGACAAGTGACTATGTACTAAACTGTTATTTGTGATGTAGTTTTGTAAAGACCCGTTGGCTAAGTATTCTTATGATTACAAGACTTTCAGCAGCTGTTTACGGGATGGCAACGGCACCAACTGTAGCTCCTGAACGGTCTAGTCAAGTTACCCGCAAGAGCTACCCGAATTATAAAGTCATTGTTTTGAACGATGATTTTAATACTTTTCAGCATGTCGCTGAGTGCTTGATGAAATATATTCCGGGGATGACTAGCGATCGCGCTTGGGAACTTACTAACCAGGTACACTACGAGGGTCAAGCCATTGTTTGGATTGGGCCCCAAGAACCAGCTGAACTTTATCACCAGCAGTTGCGTCGAGCTGGTTTAACAATGGCTCCTCTGGAAGCAGCGTAAAAATCATGACTAAACCCACCGCAGACACCCGTAAGGCAACACCTGCCAAAGATGGCAG
It encodes:
- a CDS encoding PIN/TRAM domain-containing protein — its product is MLDAIIIFSFIFAAAGVGFYSIDLLPSGALDRVTNLEALRLVVAAFAAIIGGAVGLRFQTEYRRLEAQVREMPFEVILTRAIGLVIGLLVANLMLAPVFLLPIPVDFSFIKPLVAVVGSIVLAYTGMNLADTHGRGLLRLINPNTVETMVVEGTLKPASTKVLDTSCIIDGRIETLLETGFLEGQLLVPQFVLQELQQVADASKDQKRVRGRRGLEILNRIKTMYPDRILINPVDYDDITTVDAKLVRFAQEINGTLLTNDYNLSKVASVQKVPVLNVNDLVNAVRPTYLPGDNIDLKILKEGKEPSQGIGYLDDGTMVVVEEGSSYVGGELRVVVTSALQTTAGRMIFAKPQASALA
- a CDS encoding FAD-dependent oxidoreductase, producing the protein MKRKHLVAFPQTSFINLTLISSFIAPYSVIAATPRTPDKTVNCDILVVGGGLSGAATAYEGLLAGKTVCLTEITDWLGGQISSQGTSALDERPTQRAKLYYSRGYLDLRKRIERKYGKLNPGDCWVSDSCFMPRDGHEILSSMLKDAAKQGKGKLQWFPNTVIKDLNISADGKIINNAIAIQHRPAPNAPPLNTFPLSQTIKDTYTYQNSSRFTKTIIRFAPKRAKKGNAPNWYVMDTTETGEIIGLADVPYRLGIDARSYLEPSSSSATNDPYCTQGFTYTFAMEATREPKQHTMPPFYQQYSPYYSYELSRLASFPLVFTYRRIKSPRQGETMKFGGITFTAPTPGDISMQNWTWGNDYRPGTAKDNLIYTRQQLQATGQLKSDGWMGGLRIEALRKAEEHALGYFYWLVAGTTDSQLGKAVKQPQSNNRFLAGLNSPMGTAHGLSKYPYMREGRRIIGRPSWGAPGGFSIWEIDISRRNYDDEYYRQALPPAEYRRLKAALSGLEALSVLTGQKRPENVARRTRSTVFPDAIGIGHYAIDFHPCMTKSPPEAPGNTERAGERRGAGQAYPFQIALRAMIPQKIDNLLVGGKSIATSHIAAAAYRVHSFEWSAGAAAGTTAAFALKNNIAPYQLVDELPKIEPQLIALQRLLKENGNPTAFPDTSIFNQNWEDWK
- a CDS encoding methyltransferase family protein codes for the protein MASNNRSDKAETGMVPEVANPGIVRPPLVYLGAIALGLLLHFAWPVRLVPRAVSVPLGGTVVLVAVALFLYAVRTFWIAGTPVRGNRPTTTIVRTGPYRCSRNPMYLSFSLLQIGVACWVNSLWLLVTLMPAVALMSFVVIPREEQYLETRFPSDYLPYKASVRRWL
- the hemW gene encoding radical SAM family heme chaperone HemW; this encodes MVQKYIVSIIPSAAYIHVPFCRRRCFYCDFPIAVLGDRLRGETSGTVSKYVEMLCKEIAIALDFGQPLETIFFGGGTPSLLSVQQLQRILTALKQKFDISPSAEISMEIDPGTFDLAHIQGYRSAGINRVSLGVQAFHADLLQVCGRSHTVADIFAAVGLIHQVGVPEFSIDLISGLPHQTLDRWQENLEKAVAIAPTHISIYDLTIEPGTAFGRYYKPGAAPLPTDEMTVQMYRIAQQILTGAGYEHYEISNYAKPGHQCRHNRVYWENHPYYGFGMGAASYVEGKRFTRPRKTKEYYQWVETGCVIDCEVTSPDEILLETLMLGLRLAEGVSLGVLAEQFGEEKVEEIRKCCDLYFEKGWMEVVGERLRLTDPDGFLFSNVVLAKLFAELGSN
- the clpS gene encoding ATP-dependent Clp protease adapter ClpS, with product MITRLSAAVYGMATAPTVAPERSSQVTRKSYPNYKVIVLNDDFNTFQHVAECLMKYIPGMTSDRAWELTNQVHYEGQAIVWIGPQEPAELYHQQLRRAGLTMAPLEAA
- the glgB gene encoding 1,4-alpha-glucan branching enzyme, with amino-acid sequence MTTIAPEQVNRIVWNQHQDPFEVLGSHLIEENGTKTVWAVRAYLPNASAAWVILPEERKEYPMQTAHHPHFFECAIETKELANYQLRIKEGEHERVIYDPYAFRSPRLTDFDLHLFAEGNHHRIYEKLGAHLTEVDGVKGVYFAVWAPNARNVSIIGDFNQWDGRKHQMRKGQTGVWELFIPELGVGEHYKYEIKNIEGHIYEKSDPYGFQQEPRPKTASIVTDLDNYQWNDQDWMEVRRHTDPLTQPVSVYEVHLGSWLHASSAEPPKLPNGEIEPVVPVSELNPGARFLTYRELADRLIPYVKDLGYTHIELLPIAEHPFDGSWGYQVTGYYAPTSRYGRPEDFMYFVDQCHKNGIGVIVDWVPGHFPKDGHGLAFFDGTHLYEHADPRKGEHKEWGTLVFNYSRNEVRNFLVANALFWFDKYHIDGIRVDAVASMLYLDYCRKEGEWLPNQYGGRENLEAADFLRQVNHIIFSYFPGIVSIAEESTSWPMVSWPTYTGGLGFNLKWNMGWMHDMLDYFSMDPWFRQFHQNNVTFSMWYHHSENFMLALSHDEVVHGKSNIIGKMPGDRWQKFANVRCLFSYMFAHPGKKTMFMSMEFGQWSEWNVWGDLEWHLLQHEPHQQLKEFFKDLNHLYRNEPALYTLDFAQEGFEWIDCSDNRHSVVSFIRRDKDSEDFVIIVCNFTPQPHSHYRIGVPEPGFYTELFNSDARQYGGSNMGNLGGKWTDNWSMHNRSYSLDLCLPPLGVLILKLDRKKTAEVMES